A window of Daphnia pulicaria isolate SC F1-1A chromosome 4, SC_F0-13Bv2, whole genome shotgun sequence genomic DNA:
TGGATCAGGAGGCCTTGCCTTTGATTACATATCTCGATATGTTTTTCTCGCAACTGAGCGGACGTCGGGTTCGCTCCCACCGGTTTGCTTGCCGCTTCTCGTAGCTTGGCTTCTCTTTCTCCTATGGCCTGATTCGGGTCGCCAAACCTATCAGCCAGTACTTGGAGAATGGTATTATAAGTTTCCGCCGTGAACGTGAAACTCGCCGTCGCATTGGCGGCTTCGCCTTCGAGAGCCTGCTCCAACATTTGGCTTTTCTCGGTGGCTGTGTATATCGGGTTGTTGTCGTACGTATTCCACGTCTGTCGCCAACCGTGATATTTCAGTACCTCCCCCGCAAACTTGGGCGGTGATAACCGTACCTTAGCCGTCTGTACAGGCATCGGCGCCTGTACTGGGGCAATGCCCAGTCTTTCTGCTTCTACTCTGCGTTGCTGCAGTCGTAGTTCGGCTTTTTCTGCTGTTGTCAGCATGGGCATTAAGTTTTCTACTGCCGTTTTGTAATACGTATAGGTCGTCATGAACGCAATTCTTTCGTGTTGTCTGGCATCGTCAGACCTTGCACGACCGTACTGGGCATAAGCCTGTGTTAGCTCTTCCCTGAGCTGCTCGAGCTCTTGCGTCAATTCTCGTTTGACGTCGTCTGGCGCTTGCGGTGGGACGTATGGTCTACCTGCCGCATGATACGGAGGTGCCGGTCCCGCTGGCGCTGGCGCCGGTGCCGGTGCCGGGGCTGGTGCCGGGGCGGGTGCCGGGGCCGGAGCCGGGGCTGGTGCCGGGGCTGGCGCCGGAGCCGGAGCCGGGGCTGGTGCCGGGGCTGGTGCCGGGGCTGGCGCTGGGCCAAATGCCGGTCTTTGTACGCTTGCCGTAAAGGCACTGCGGTATGATGGGGGAGGCTGACTATATGCCGTTCCTCCCCTTGACGTCGGTCGTCCTACCGTCGGCTCGTTCTCTTCACTTGCCTCTTCCTCTGAGTCGTCCCAGAGTGATCTGCTAGTGTTTCGCTGCTGCCGGGTTCTCCCGGTCTCCGGCTGTTGGCTTTGAGCCCCTTGCCGAGACCTTCTACCCTCTGGCTGCTGGCTTTGAGCCGGCGGTTGTTGGGCTCTATAAATCGTCCTTAGCCTGGTGTCTAGCCTTGACATCCTTAACTTGAGTTCTACTATGGCCTGACCCACCTCTTCTGAGTGTTGGCCCAGTGACTGCGCCAGGCCGTTCGTGATTTCCTCGCCCTGGGCTTCGACCAGGCGTCTTAACTCTACTCTCAGTTGTGTGTCGTCGAACTCTGCAATTCCTGTCTGTCTTAGTTCGTTCAGGCTATTTTGGAGCTGCCCTACTGCTCGTTCAATATGCGCGACCATTCGGGTCTGCAGGGCCTCTGTCGCATTCCTCTGCGTCAGCATCGTTGCTGCGATGTTTGCTTCTATAGCCGCGATTCGTGCGGTTGTTTCTGCGGCTATCGAGCTCCTGAGGCCCGTTACAGTCTGCCTTATCGTCGGCACTTCTGTGTTGAGTCTTTTGATTTGCTCTTTATGGCCGTCTAGTCTGGTGACTGTCTCGGCTACCTTTGCGTCTGTCCTCGTCAGCCGCCCAGTGATTTCTGTCATTTCACCGTTAAACCTCGCGAActcttctctcatccattcggATAGAGTCTTACGTTCTGGGGTAGCTCCGAACCCGTCTAGATTCGGCGGCGGTATTTCCGGCGAAGTCTGGGCGCCTGCTTGTCTCTGAACATCGTCTACCGTTAGCCCAATTTTCGGTGACTGGGGTTCATCGGGCCCCTCTATGTTTATGATTTTCGGAGAGCCGCTTAGGTTTCGGTCTGAGGCCCTACTCGATGGCCTACTCCTTGGTGCATTGAGCGTGCCGTCAGGATTTTTCCTCGGGGCTCGTCTGGATTTCGCTCCAGTCTCGGGTTCGCTTTCCGCTAATACCCGATCCATGATCTCTTCGTCGTTCGTTACTACCAGATTCGCACCCAGTAGATTTTTGCTGGCCTTCGAAAGCGTTAGCCTGTTGGGGGTATCGTCTTTGCTCCCCTTCCGTTTCGATCGTTTCTTATCGGAATGCAACATTTATTCGAAATGAGAAGACagacacaattttttaatttctacaaGTGTTTATTATCGATAACCACaggtttttacaatttttcagaCGGCTATTGCGCCGCTTTTGGGAGGGTGCTGAGAGCTGCCGCCTTGAGCGCCTCCTCCTCGTCTTCGGCTGTGAGCTGTAGTCCTGGATCTGATTCGTCACCTGAGTCGATCCGTTGGCCCGATCGTCTCGAGACCGGGCGTGGCTGCAGCTCTTCTGCCGATACCGGGGCTCGGGCCGGTTCCTTTAGGAGTTCGTCCTCCTTTTCGCTAGGCAACTCCTCCAAGTCCTCCCCGTAGAGATTTTTGGCTGCGTCAGCTAGATTTACCTCGCCTTCTGCCGCCGATCGAAGACCCTTTCGCCGGGCCGATGCTTTCGCTGCTGCCTCCACCAACTCCTTTGACGGAGGGTTAAACAGTGACTTTCTCCCGGGTTTTAAGGCTTTCACCTGTTTGACTCCCGCGAGTGACCCGTCAGACTTGTCCAAAATGACCTTTACTGAGTTCGTGGTGGCTTCCGCTATTAGCTTGTCTATGTCTATAGCGGGTGCTTTCGTCCCGGACTTCGGCCGGGCCGCCCCCTTGCCTTTCGTTAGCTTGGGGCTAATGGGGCTAAGCAGTGCCGGGGTTTTCAGAGCCTCGACGTTCACTCCTTTCGAAGCGAGCGTCTTACCCTTATTCGCCGCCGTACGCTTTGGCGTCGCTTTCTTCCGACCCTGGCTCGTCGAGGCCTTTGGTGTCGGTGCCTGGCTCGTCGAGGCCACTGGCTGCAGAGTTTGTGCCTGGCTCGTCGCGGCCGAAGGCTGTGGAGTTTCTGCCTGACTCAGGTGCTTAGCCAGCACTGCCTGAATCTCAGAGGTTACCGGGTCGTTTGCCGTACCCGGGAGGACGAATTTCCCTGTGGCCAAAGCCGACCACAGTTTGGCCAAAGCGTCTCCTGGAAGGACCGGGTCTCCGTCTGGTGTGACAAACGGGACCTCGACCGTGGCAACCAAGTTGCCTTGGTCAGCTTCTGGGTTAACCCTACGGCGTTTAGTGCGCTCGTACGCCAGTCGCTTTTCCGTCACTTCCTTCTCTAACAGGCGAAGCTTTGCCTCTTCAATTGCgtccctctttctctttttggccgCGCGAACCTCGTGTCGAAGAGCGTTCTgcgcttctttttccctccgaATTTGAGCTTCGTCCTCGTCGAACTTGGCTCGCTCTTCGGGAGTCAAGAATGCCAAGGCTTCTCTCTCCAACTTCTCCGCTTTAGCGATCTCCCACTTGTTTTTAGGCTTTGCCGTCTGCAAAGCCAAGGGTGGAGTTGCCCCTGTGAGTTCGTAGAACTCAATCGGAAACAGGACCTCGAGAAGCTTCCAGCCCTGTCTCTTTGCGTCCTTGATTTTCCCTTTGCTATCGTCGGTCACGAGCTTTGTAGCGTACGCCTTGATGTTGGCGATAGATTCGTTAAGCTCCCTGGGTGGGTCGGCCACGAATACCTTGGCTTGGGCGTCTTTGCTCGTGAATTTCGACACTGCAAATAAACAGAAAGAGATTAGTTTTCGTCAACTTTAGGTCCGTATTAACCAGATTTCAGGACCGTCTTTCACGGTTTCTACTTTGGTTAATaaccggttcgaaggaccatgtgAAATATCGGTGAGCTCGGCGATACTTCGCTGGGATTTCTCCCAGTTTGTTCGGCCGGACCTAGAGCTATCGATCGCTCAATCGGTACTTACTTTCTAATCTCGATCGGGAGAAGTAAGTCTTGCTTCGGCTGAAGAATGGGTGAATTCTCGTACAGGCCTGCAAAGACAAATCAGACTAAGTTAGTTACTTCGGCACTAACTCAGAATAGACGAGCGGTTCCAACTGCTCGCAGAGTCGACTGCAAGTTGGCCGGGAGTAGAGGTGGGTTAGTCCCGGGATGGGGCCGTTCGACGGTTGGTCGTACTAGGCGCCCGAGAAGGAGAGCGAGTGCCGTGCTACTCGAAGGCACAGCAAGGCGTGTGCTCCTTCCAGTCAGTCCTTCGGATGTGTCCGAGTCCCGACACTTAGAATGCCCGTAATCGAGAGcgattctaagtcccaactttacaAGTTGTTTTACAAAGGCTGGCCTCTCGACTGAGGCTGGCAACCTGAACAGTGTTCAATACAACGGCGCTTCGAGGCCGAGGGGGTGACTCTAAGACTCTAGTAAGAAGATCAATAAAGAGATGCTTACTGTTTCAGTGCTTGTGAATGAGTGATTTATTAGCCCGCATTGGCGCTGTGAAGTAAACTATAATTACAGGCATGGTAATAACAACATTGTCAAAttataacatttaattaatgcGGACTATAGGAGGCGCGAGTCTCGCCCTTTATCTTCTTCGCGGCGGGCCCACTTGGAATGGGTAGCCTCGGGGCGACACGTGTCTTGCCTCTTTATCGTCTTCGCGGCTGGCCCGTTTGGGGTGGGTAGCCTCTGGGTTTCTCGAGTAATGGATTTTCTTCTAAGTCCATTCTCTCTAAtttcttctaagtcccaatggataaatccgtacgcgtttcttcttctacgctgCAATCTTCCGGCCATCCTGGGACTACGGATGCCATCCGCCAGAGTGCTCTTTATCTCTCCGGctattttactccagtctggcCATCCAGCTTTGCTGAATGTACTACACCAGACTCTCTACTACTCCGACTATCTTACCGAGTTGATAGTTATTTGCTACCCCGGTCTGCTCTCTTGCTCCGGGGTAGTATTTCGATAGAGTcgtcgaaatatttctaagtccatactttaagaaattttataaacaggggtgccttccctatataggaaagtagctaatgttccgccgcataatgtcttggTTTGACGGCCCATTTTAAGAGAAAGGCCGGGCACATGGGCCTGACCTGCCGTCCGACGGTTTCCGAGGACCGTCGATTTGTGTCGGTGTTTACATGCATTATTCGGCGGGGCTTGTAGCTGTTTTATCCGTCCAGCACCTCGCGCTGGTCCGGATCAACCCCTGTCGCATTCTTAGCAGCGGGCTTCGGTCTCCACGCTGCCTGCGCTCGGTCGCGTCTTCGTACTTCAGCTCTGAGCTGTTTGGGTGTTAGATCTTCGTCATCTATCCACTCTATCGGGTTAGACCTTTCGAGGTCGGCCGACGCCGGTAAGTTTACCACCGGCATCTTCGGTTGACCGTGTCGTGGTCTTACTCCCGTGGCCGGTGCCACATCTGACGGACGATTCGTGTCTCCACCGTCCACACCCGAGGCACTCGTTGTCTCTCGCGGCTGTGTCCCATGTGGCCGGCGACTCGTAGCCTTATCACCGTTGCCCGGACGTTTCCCAGTTACTCCGTCAAATGCCGAGGCAATCGTTACCTCTCGTGGCTGTGCCACATGTGGCCGGCAATCCGTAGCCTCATCGCCGAGGGCCGTGGTATTCCacactatataggaaagtagtggatgttccgggcagtaactgtacgaaaaagttgatttccgaaattttgccggacattcacctgagctcaggccgggccgcccgctcaactgccgaccggtctccaccaaaaaccggtcttggaatttttcggacttagaaattttttccaacttttttctttcgctctttctctctttttcagccgctttcattcatccaagtcccggctacagcgtcactaccccgtcgtcgggacttggaaaaatttttcattttttcggactctgacattttttcaacttttcttatttttcaactttttgacactgtctcgcttcgcccgtcggatcgacttcatttccgtagatatcaagccacatctttcggccaaagctcagcagctttttgacattttttgaaaatttgctattttttttcatttccaacttatttttattcctgtctgtcgttctccttctctctctttctttttcgcggtatttcatctactttcgaccgccaatttttttttttcaagctttcattttctctcggctgatcgtgtttgtccaatatccacgcaaaaaatgcgagccaatataaatatgaagatgaaatttgacggccaaattatcatttcaagtgccgctctacggctggctactttttttttatctgtctttaacgcgtgtctttaactttttctctctctctctctctcgaaaaaaagacaagtccacaacacacaactgacgaacgattgagacttctgccttcttttttcgcctttgccttggacaagccgccgcgcaagcatatgagattttttatcgcggacttgtctcatctggcaagacaaatcttccggtctcatttgaagggctgagtctcaaaagatcgcagtgtgaatttggactgctctaccgtgtacaacaccccggccggcactcgagtcgtctacaaatgatttggcgtctgacctctgggttctcgcgcaactttgcagctgcgcttactttagtcgggtaaaaagaaagaggcgaaccggagcatgactggcattcccgtagcggatacccagcatagccgtcagcgaacctcccctctgaaaaccgcggctcgagaatgaagcgccgaccaggcattcgtccgaaacgaaacgaaaaggccggaaccccctcgctgatggagcgagttttaatctctaaccgagacgggtctcgttatagccacccagataaaacgtcgaaacgagtcaaaagacgctgcgtatcattgccttcctccagcatcgattctaccttcagaggccttcaggtataatcatccggacgtagcctcgcaccactggccgctcgaccaagtgcgccaaccaactgtccgaacctgcggttcctctcgtacttcgcaggattactatcgcaataacatttcttctatggtcgtcagtagggtaaaactaacctgtctcacgacggtctaaacccagctcacgttccctgtaggtgggtgaacaatcctacgcttggcgaatactgcttcgcaatgataggaagagccgacatcgaaggatcaaaaagcgacgtcgctatgaacgcttggccgccacaagccagttatccctgtggtaacttttctgacacctcttgcttcaaactcagaatggccaaaaggatcgataggccgcgctttcgcggtccgtattcgtactgaaaatcgggatcaagccggcatttgcccttttgctctacgggaggtttctgtcctccctgagccagccttaggacacctgcgttatcgtttgacagatgtaccgccccagtcaaactccccatccggcaatgtcctcagcccggatcgcgccaccgaataaactcccggagatggaaggcggactaagaaagctcggccagccttaccgactccaagccgtgaagctctttatcggcaaaacaaaactccgcctcgcccaccgacccctaccgggacggctcgcgcttcaatgcaagaatcaagcgagacgccgcggacggagaccgtgaaagatcccacccgggcgaccgcccactccgcttcaccgagtaagtgaagcgaccatgaaagtagtggtatttcatcgtcgacggacccgaaagcccgtctcccacttatgctacacctctcatgtcactccacaatgccgaactagagtcaagctcaacagggtcttctttccacgctgacgaaacaaggcccgttccccttgcagtgggttcgctagatagtagatagggacagtgggaatctcgttaatccattcgtgcgcgtcactaattagatgacgaggcatttggctaccttaagagagtcatagttactcccgccgtttacccgcgcttcgttgaatttcttcactttgacattcagagcactgggcagaaatcacattgcgtcagcaccgacttgcggccatcgcaatgctttgttttaattagacagtcggattcccctggatcgtgccagttctgagttggtcgttcgatggcggccgagatctaccacgagcgcccgacttttgagggccaaacactcgggagacgatgccgagccgctccaccggcagcgatctggccgaggaccgagcctcagcgcgaaagagtcccgaaacgagagctttccccgaaagaaaaaccaacgctcgaaacaaccaacgcacttcgacccaggcctgacacgtccgccgacggcttcgcttgataaactcagcccgaccgcctcgaccctcagagccaatccttatcccgaagttacggatccaatttgccgatttcccttacccacattcatccatcgactagaggctgttcaccttggagacctgatgcggatatcggtacgagcaggcgcgaacgtccaacaacgtaaccctcccaccggattttcaagggccagccgagaacgaccacggacgtcgcagaaacgcgacgctcttcgggatagcctttgacaggcaaatccataaccctctcgccccgcgacgggattccagggtctcggtccctcaagcagaaaagaaaactcttcccggggttctcggcagcttctccggtttgtgtcgcgttaccgcgaccgtgacattacgagggttaaagtcgttttatcgcggacgtagccgcagcctggttccggaatcaggaccggattccctttcgccttaacctgggtggcgtctcacgttatacgatacatggtttcatattttcgaaggcgctgcgaaagaagcatgcgatgccataacgcgatgaacggtactaggaaaataaaagagacgggagaaaaacaatcaaataccggctaagagaaatcaaaaaaaggaaaaagacacttctttaaccttctatcattctcacaagctttcttattcatgtgttttctttgaccccgcaactttacattttttctcttcgcgcacaccacagaagaatcaccgacacacgactcaaccacaaccacgcccgctactcatacgatagatgcaacacatcacgcccgtcactaggtcggctttcgcctgcggcttaggatcgactgactcatgtccaaccactgttcacatgaaacccttctccgcgtcagtcctccaggatccctctggagtatttgctactaccaccaagatctgcaccgacggcggctccgggcaggctcacgcccataacccttctacgctcaccgtcgcgacccccctactcgtcggggcctcagcgccgtcgctctcttcgagctgacacggacgttattcgctctgccgaccgacggcccggtataggcacgacgctatagcgcctcccattttaagggctagttgcttcggcaggtgagttgttacacactcttgagcggattccgacctccatggccaccgtcctgctgtctttagcaaccaactccttttcgtgggatccgaaatgtgcgtcgtttaggcgccttaaccgggcgtttggttcatcccacagcgccagttctgcttaccaaaaatggcccactgggcgctcagattcaaatcaattgccgcggcctcaatcaaggaaaaaggccgggcttctcacccattgaaagtttgagaataggttgaggtcgtttcgaccccaaggcctctaatcattcgctttaccggatgaaactccgtttgttctctttgcgagcaccagctatcctgagggaaacttcggggggaaccagctactagatggttcgattagtctttcgcccctatacccaactccgacgatcgatttgcacgtcagaatcgctgcggacctccaccagggtttccctggcttcgtcctggccaggcataggtcaccatctttcgggtcccaacgtgtgcgctctgggttcgtccggccgactcgaccaaacccttttaagggggaaagatctcgcgagca
This region includes:
- the LOC124337803 gene encoding nucleolar and coiled-body phosphoprotein 1-like, whose translation is MVLRTVSKFTSKDAQAKVFVADPPRELNESIANIKAYATKLVTDDSKGKIKDAKRQGWKLLEVLFPIEFYELTGATPPLALQTAKPKNKWEIAKAEKLEREALAFLTPEERAKFDEDEAQIRREKEAQNALRHEVRAAKKRKRDAIEEAKLRLLEKEVTEKRLAYERTKRRRVNPEADQGNLVATVEVPFVTPDGDPVLPGDALAKLWSALATGKFVLPGTANDPVTSEIQAVLAKHLSQAETPQPSAATSQAQTLQPVASTSQAPTPKASTSQGRKKATPKRTAANKGKTLASKGVNVEALKTPALLSPISPKLTKGKGAARPKSGTKAPAIDIDKLIAEATTNSVKVILDKSDGSLAGVKQVKALKPGRKSLFNPPSKELVEAAAKASARRKGLRSAAEGEVNLADAAKNLYGEDLEELPSEKEDELLKEPARAPVSAEELQPRPVSRRSGQRIDSGDESDPGLQLTAEDEEEALKAAALSTLPKAAQ